A stretch of DNA from Campylobacteraceae bacterium:
AATCAGCATGTCCCAATGCTTCTTGAACTAAAATCAAATCTTTATTTTTTTTATATAAACGTGTTGCAAAAGTATGCCTTAACATATGAGCGCCATTTTTGTCTTTTCTAATTCCTGCTTGCAAAAGAATTTTATCCATTATATACGAGACATAAGGTTGTGTTAAAGCTTTTCCTGTTCTTGAAATAAAAAGTAAAGCAGAACCGTCTTGATATTCTTGGTATTCATTTAAATCTTTTTGTATGTATTTTTCATGAATCATTGCAATTCTTTGTTTATTTCCTTTCCCAGAGATTTTTATAACATAATATTGATTTTCTAAATACATGTCTTTTCTTTTGATTCCAAGTGCTTCTGATACTCTCATTCCTGTGTATAAAATGATTTTTATCAATAACCTGTTTTTTGCAAGAGAATAGGGCTTAAAAGGTGTTGTCTCCACAGCCTCCAAGAAGCGTTTTATCTCTGCATCGTGCATAAACGTAGGAAGTTTTGAACCTCGTGTACCTCCTAAACCTGCCCAATTCTTCAGCTCAATATTATAAACATAAGAGTTTTCATTCTGATCTTGGTTTTGTTTATCAATATATTTAAACAATGCAATAATCGCCATACGGTAGTTTTTTTTACTGGCATCAGATAAAGAAGACGTATGAACCGCTAAAAAATCAATAATAAATTCTTCATCAATTTCTTTCATAGAAGCAAAGCCTAACTTAATAAATTCATAATAAAGTTTCTCAACAGGATTAATATAAGTATTGATACCAATTAGTCCAATGCTTCTAGCTTGTTTTGCAAGTGTTTTTAATTCTTCCATAGAATTTAGTTCTTGACTTAAGGTTTTGAGTATTTTTTGAAATACATCTTTATCGTTAACTTGCCTGTTTGATAAGGTGGTTAATTTAGAACGTATAAAGTTTTGTATCCAGAAAAGGAAGGTTTTATCAAAAGTGTTCAAAAAATCTATTTCATATCTCATTGTTTAACCTAATCGTATTATTAAATTCTAATTGATGAAAACATAAATTTTCACAGTCTTAATGCTTTCATTACTTTATAACGAATAGTAATAAAATATTCTACCAAAGACTTGTTGTCTCTTCTTGGCTTAAATCAGTTTCAAGATAAATATCTTCATTGTAATCCAAATACAAAGTATACTCACCAAAAGAAAAACTCTTTTCTATGTCTTTTTTATTTAAATAGTTGTTTTCATTAAAAGAGCATAAATCAGCTAAATAATACTCAGCAAGAGAAGGTGCCATATTATCAACACTTTTCTCCAAAGAATTAAAATCTTCAACCCCAAAAGTAGTAAATAAAAGTGTCTTATTTATTTGGGTTAACATTAATTATTTAAATCCATTTAATAAAGATGCCATTCTATTAAGGTCGAGTTTACCATCATCTTGTTTTTTCTGTTCGTTGTTTATAGGGGTATTATTATTTACACTTAAAACAATATTTTCTACTTTATTTTCAATAATATCTTTGTTTTTCTCTTCTTCGTTTACATCTTCTTTTTCAACAGCATCAAAAATATTTTCTGTATTTAAAGCAAAGTCATTCTTTTCTTCTTCAAAAGAAGGGGTTTCATTTTTTATAACATCCCCTACTTGTTTATTTCCAAGTAAGTTTTGTATTTTCCCAAGCATTGAATTAATATTGGTATTCTCTTTTTGGTTATTGTCTTGTATATTGTCTAAATTATCTTCTAAACTTACTTTATCATCTTTTAGATTATTAATATTACTTTCTAGTTCATTTTTTGCATCTTCAAGTTCTTCAATTGTATTTTTAAGTGAGTTATTCTCATTTTGTAAATCTTCATAGGCACCTATTAGTGTATTTAAAGCATCGCTTAATTTTGCTATTGTTTCTGAGTTGTTCATTAAAAATCCTTGTTATATATATAAAGATGTATTATTGCAAAATTTAACTAATAATACCATCAATTTTCAAAAGAGAATCAACATTTGGAGTCCTATTTGTTAAATTAAAAAATAGTTTGTCCATATCAATTGAACCACCCTTTTGCAAAATATTTTCTTTGTATTTTAAAGCCAATTCTTTATTAAGAATTTTTTTGGAATCTATAAACATATAAAAAGCATCTGCACTTAAAACTTCTGCCCATTTATAGGAATAATAACCAGCCGAATAACCACCTGCAAAGATATGTGCAAAACCATTTTGAAATTTATTATATGAAGGTGGCAATAAAGTGGAGTACTTTTTTCGTAATGAATCAAGTAAATCTTGCGTTTCTTGCTCATTTAAACCAGCTTTTTGATACATCTTAAAATCAAATAATGCAAATTCTACTTGCCTAATTGTAGCAAGTGAGCTTTGAAAGTTTTTTGCTTTTATTATTTTATCAATGGCTTCATCGCTTAATACTTCTTTTGTTTCATGATGAAAAGCAAAAAGTTTTAATACTTCTTTATCGTAAGAAAAATACTCCAAAAACTGAGAAGGGAATTCTACTGTATCCCAAGTAACCCCCGATATCCCTGATACATAAGGTTCTTCAACACGAGATAATAAGTGATGTAAAGCATGTCCCATTTCATGAAATAAGGTTACAACATCACTGTGTCTTAAAAGAGATTTTGTAGTTTCAGTAGAAGTAGGAAAATTACAAACAATATAAGCCGTAGGAAGGTGTTTTTTGCCCTTGGCATCAATATAATGAGTATGCCAGTTATTCATCCATGCACCCCCTCTTTTGTCCTTCCTAGCTTCTAAATCAATATATATACGAGAAGAGAGAATATTGTTTTCATATAAGTCATAAACTTTTACTTTATCGTCCCAAGCTTTTTCTTTGACTTCTTTGAACTCTACTTCAAAAATTTTGTTTAAAAAGTTAAAAAAGCCTTTTAAAACAGAGTCTTGTTCAAAATAGGGTCTGTAATATTCTTCATCAATATCATATTTTTCTTTTTTTAGTATTTCTGAATAATAGGCAAGATCATAAGTTTGTATATCTTTAAGCCCATCTTTTAATGCAAGTTCTCTTATTTCATCTAATTCTTTTGAGGCAGAACCTATAGCTTTTTCACCAAGTTCCTCTAAAAATGAAATAACTTCCTCTTCACTTGTGGCCATTTTGCTCATTAATGAATAGGCAGAATAAGAAGAAAAACCAAGAATAGTAACTTTTTCATTTTTTAGTGCCAAAATCTCTTCAATTATTTTTGCATTTTGTGGTGCTCTTGTGCAATACGCTTTGTATATTTCTTCTCTGTAAACTCTAGATGTACCATAAGTAATATACGCAATATATGAAGGCATTTGTAAAGTGAATTTATATTTTGTTTTTCCTTCTTCTTCAAAACGTGCCAATTCCAAATCTGATTTAGGAATTTCTTTTACTGCATCTTCTTCTTCAATAATTAATTCATAAGCATTTGTTGCATCCAATAAATTTTGTGAAAACTTTTGAGAGAGAGTAGAAAGTTTTAAATTTAATTCTTTTAAAATATCTTTCTTTTCTTGATTTAAATGAGAACCACTTAGTTTAAAATCTTTTATTTCATTTTCAAGAACTTTATTTTGTATATCATTTAAAGAGGTTTTATACTTATCCTGTATATCTTTTATAGCTCTATAAATACTGTCATTTTGACTTAGCTCAGTTTCATAAATAGATATAAGTGGAAGACATTCTTCATAAACTTTTTGTGTTAATTCAGAATTTTTAACAGAGTCAATATGAAAAATGGGTGTAATAAATTCATTTAAGTTCTCCCCTACTTCTTGATATGGTTTTACAAAATTGTTATAGTCTTTATTTGGTATTTCTAAAAGTGCTTCAATTTTATTTTTTGATTCTTCTATATATATTTTTAATGTATCTTTTGAGTTTTCTAAATTATCTAAATTAAATTCTTTAAACATGTATATCCTTATTTTTTTATTTTTTGAATGAAAGAGTAAAACCTCGATCAAAGTTTTCATAATCTTTGTAAAATTCTAATTTTTTATATTCAAACTTGTTTATAAAGCTTCTTAAAGGTTTTTCTTGATCATAACCCATTTCGCAAGCTAGGTATTGTATATTTCTATTCTTGGTTGCTATTATTATCTTCTTGAGAAGTTCATCTCCCTCTTCTCCTCCAAATAGTGCATTAGATGGTTCATATCTTACATTTTTTTCTAAATCAAAATTATTTTTGATATAAGGAGGATTTGAAACCACCATATCATAAGTATCTTCTTTGATATTTTCAAATAGATTTGAGTGTAAAAATGTAATTTTATGCTCAACTTCATGATACTTAGCATTCTTTTTTGCAAGTTCCAATGCTTTATCATTAATATCTACTGCAATAATAGAAATATTTGGAATTAAACGTGCTAACATCACTGAAATTATTCCAGAACCAACACCTATCTCAATTATTTTGGGATTGGCTATTTTTTCTAAAATAGGAAGTACTTTCTCAATTAATAGTTCTGTTTCTGGTCTGGGTATTAAAACACCCTCTTGCACATGAAATTGTTCTCCATAAAAAGAAGCCTTGTTCGTAAGGTATTCAAGTGGAAAATTCTTTTTTCTTTTTTCTACCAATTCTTTTAACTCTTTTTCTTTTGAAAATTCTTCATTATAATTTAAATGCAACCAAATAATATTTTTAGAAAGAAGATGCAGTATTAATATTTCAACTTCTTTTGCTGGTATATGGGTGATATTTACTA
This window harbors:
- a CDS encoding M3 family metallopeptidase, which gives rise to MFKEFNLDNLENSKDTLKIYIEESKNKIEALLEIPNKDYNNFVKPYQEVGENLNEFITPIFHIDSVKNSELTQKVYEECLPLISIYETELSQNDSIYRAIKDIQDKYKTSLNDIQNKVLENEIKDFKLSGSHLNQEKKDILKELNLKLSTLSQKFSQNLLDATNAYELIIEEEDAVKEIPKSDLELARFEEEGKTKYKFTLQMPSYIAYITYGTSRVYREEIYKAYCTRAPQNAKIIEEILALKNEKVTILGFSSYSAYSLMSKMATSEEEVISFLEELGEKAIGSASKELDEIRELALKDGLKDIQTYDLAYYSEILKKEKYDIDEEYYRPYFEQDSVLKGFFNFLNKIFEVEFKEVKEKAWDDKVKVYDLYENNILSSRIYIDLEARKDKRGGAWMNNWHTHYIDAKGKKHLPTAYIVCNFPTSTETTKSLLRHSDVVTLFHEMGHALHHLLSRVEEPYVSGISGVTWDTVEFPSQFLEYFSYDKEVLKLFAFHHETKEVLSDEAIDKIIKAKNFQSSLATIRQVEFALFDFKMYQKAGLNEQETQDLLDSLRKKYSTLLPPSYNKFQNGFAHIFAGGYSAGYYSYKWAEVLSADAFYMFIDSKKILNKELALKYKENILQKGGSIDMDKLFFNLTNRTPNVDSLLKIDGIIS
- the prmC gene encoding peptide chain release factor N(5)-glutamine methyltransferase, coding for MTIKNTVKEYAKHLVNITHIPAKEVEILILHLLSKNIIWLHLNYNEEFSKEKELKELVEKRKKNFPLEYLTNKASFYGEQFHVQEGVLIPRPETELLIEKVLPILEKIANPKIIEIGVGSGIISVMLARLIPNISIIAVDINDKALELAKKNAKYHEVEHKITFLHSNLFENIKEDTYDMVVSNPPYIKNNFDLEKNVRYEPSNALFGGEEGDELLKKIIIATKNRNIQYLACEMGYDQEKPLRSFINKFEYKKLEFYKDYENFDRGFTLSFKK
- a CDS encoding tyrosine-type recombinase/integrase; this translates as MRYEIDFLNTFDKTFLFWIQNFIRSKLTTLSNRQVNDKDVFQKILKTLSQELNSMEELKTLAKQARSIGLIGINTYINPVEKLYYEFIKLGFASMKEIDEEFIIDFLAVHTSSLSDASKKNYRMAIIALFKYIDKQNQDQNENSYVYNIELKNWAGLGGTRGSKLPTFMHDAEIKRFLEAVETTPFKPYSLAKNRLLIKIILYTGMRVSEALGIKRKDMYLENQYYVIKISGKGNKQRIAMIHEKYIQKDLNEYQEYQDGSALLFISRTGKALTQPYVSYIMDKILLQAGIRKDKNGAHMLRHTFATRLYKKNKDLILVQEALGHADLNTSRIYTHFDQDRLKAATSVMDDL